In Mixta intestinalis, the following are encoded in one genomic region:
- the ftsY gene encoding signal recognition particle-docking protein FtsY → MAKEKKRGFFSWLGFGREETPAQPEEQKETLTEQTEAAAESDASTATPVSAGQLAEEIVATTEEVARQEEARSTPIEEEILPEESAPAEAVAPVEEEILPEEIAPAEAIAPVEEESESAKADEKDAVIAAEVAVAVALSDTHQPDAVLEEEAPLSDDELTALALAEEAPEEAVTPVAAPVEQERPTKEGFFARLKRSLVKTRQNLGSGFVSLFRGKKIDDELFEELEEQLLIADVGVETTQRIINSLTQQANRKQLRDAEALYGLLKAEMASILHQVDAPLEVDGKTPFVILMVGVNGVGKTTTIGKLARQYQAQGKSVMLAAGDTFRAAAVEQLQVWGERNHIPVVAQHTGADSASVIFDAIQAAKARGVDVLIADTAGRLQNKAHLMEELKKIVRVMKKLDENAPHEVMLTIDASTGQNAVSQTKLFHEAVGLTGITLTKLDGTAKGGVIFSVADQFSIPIRFIGVGEGIDDLRPFKAEDFIEALFARED, encoded by the coding sequence ATGGCAAAAGAGAAAAAGCGTGGCTTTTTTTCCTGGCTGGGGTTCGGTCGTGAAGAAACGCCTGCGCAGCCAGAAGAACAAAAAGAGACGTTAACGGAGCAAACGGAAGCCGCTGCGGAAAGCGATGCGTCCACCGCGACGCCGGTATCCGCCGGGCAGCTTGCTGAAGAGATTGTTGCGACAACGGAAGAGGTGGCGCGTCAGGAAGAAGCGCGTTCCACGCCGATTGAAGAAGAAATTCTGCCGGAAGAGAGTGCGCCAGCGGAAGCCGTAGCGCCGGTTGAAGAAGAAATTCTGCCGGAAGAGATTGCGCCAGCGGAAGCCATAGCGCCGGTTGAAGAAGAGAGCGAGTCAGCTAAAGCTGATGAGAAAGATGCGGTTATCGCTGCTGAAGTTGCCGTTGCCGTCGCGCTTTCCGATACGCATCAGCCAGATGCCGTGCTGGAAGAAGAAGCGCCGCTTTCTGATGATGAGCTGACCGCGCTGGCGTTAGCGGAAGAAGCGCCAGAAGAAGCGGTAACGCCAGTCGCTGCGCCCGTTGAGCAGGAACGCCCGACCAAAGAGGGTTTCTTTGCTCGCCTGAAGCGCAGTCTGGTAAAAACGCGCCAGAATCTTGGCTCCGGCTTTGTCAGCCTGTTCCGCGGTAAAAAGATCGACGATGAACTGTTTGAAGAGCTGGAAGAGCAGCTGCTGATTGCCGATGTGGGTGTTGAAACCACACAGCGCATTATCAACAGCCTGACTCAACAGGCGAACCGCAAACAGCTACGTGATGCTGAAGCATTGTATGGCCTGCTGAAAGCGGAAATGGCCAGTATTCTGCATCAGGTTGATGCGCCGCTGGAGGTTGATGGTAAAACGCCGTTTGTCATCCTGATGGTTGGCGTGAACGGCGTCGGGAAAACTACCACCATCGGTAAGCTGGCGCGTCAGTATCAGGCGCAGGGTAAATCGGTCATGCTGGCAGCGGGTGACACCTTCCGTGCCGCCGCGGTTGAGCAGTTGCAGGTATGGGGCGAGCGTAACCATATTCCGGTTGTCGCCCAGCATACCGGTGCCGATTCCGCTTCGGTGATTTTCGATGCGATTCAGGCCGCCAAAGCGCGTGGCGTGGATGTGTTGATCGCTGATACCGCCGGACGTCTGCAAAATAAAGCGCATCTGATGGAAGAGCTGAAGAAAATCGTCCGCGTGATGAAAAAGCTCGATGAGAATGCGCCGCATGAGGTGATGCTGACCATCGATGCCAGCACCGGCCAGAACGCTGTCAGCCAGACTAAACTGTTCCACGAAGCGGTAGGCCTGACCGGGATTACGTTGACTAAGCTGGATGGTACGGCAAAAGGCGGTGTGATCTTCTCAGTGGCGGACCAGTTTAGTATCCCGATTCGCTTTATCGGTGTCGGAGAAGGCATCGATGATTTACGGCCATTTAAGGCCGAAGATTTTATTGAGGCATTGTTTGCCCGAGAGGATTAA
- the ftsE gene encoding cell division ATP-binding protein FtsE → MIRFEEVSKAYLGGRQALQGVDFHLQPGEMAFLTGHSGAGKSTLLKLICGIERPSAGHIWFSGHDISRLKNSEVPFLRRQIGMIFQDHHLLMDRTVYDNVAIPLIIAGASGEDIRRRVSAALDKVGLLDKAKSFPIQLSGGEQQRVGIARAVVNKPAVLLADEPTGNLDEALSEDILRLFEEFNRVGVTVLMATHDMGLIARRNYRVMRLSQGRLHGGEHG, encoded by the coding sequence ATGATTCGCTTTGAAGAGGTCAGTAAGGCTTATCTCGGCGGTCGGCAAGCGCTACAGGGGGTAGATTTTCATCTGCAACCCGGTGAAATGGCGTTTCTGACCGGTCATTCCGGCGCAGGGAAAAGTACCCTGTTGAAGCTGATTTGCGGCATTGAACGCCCCAGCGCGGGCCATATTTGGTTCAGCGGACACGATATCAGCCGACTGAAAAATAGCGAGGTGCCGTTTCTGCGTCGTCAGATAGGGATGATCTTCCAGGATCACCACTTGCTGATGGATCGGACAGTCTATGACAACGTGGCGATCCCGCTGATCATCGCGGGTGCCAGCGGGGAAGATATTCGTCGCCGCGTTTCCGCCGCGCTGGATAAAGTGGGCCTCCTCGACAAAGCGAAAAGTTTTCCCATTCAGCTGTCAGGCGGTGAGCAACAGCGTGTCGGTATCGCCCGTGCGGTGGTAAACAAACCGGCGGTGCTGCTGGCTGATGAACCAACCGGCAACCTGGATGAGGCGCTGTCGGAAGATATCTTGCGCCTGTTTGAAGAGTTTAACCGCGTCGGCGTAACCGTTCTGATGGCAACGCACGATATGGGGCTGATCGCCCGCCGTAACTATCGCGTGATGCGGCTCAGCCAGGGAAGACTGCACGGAGGCGAACATGGCTAA
- the ftsX gene encoding permease-like cell division protein FtsX: MANKRNKRAPASKAKPQQPKSKALKGGWQEQWRYAWRGTLSDMWRQPLATLLTVMVIAISLTLPSVCYMVWKNVSQAAEQWYPTPQLTLYLSKTLDDTAAEKVVATLKKESGVAKVNYLSREEALGEFRNWSGFGGALDMLEQNPLPAVVIITPELNFQNEKTLQTLRERVQHVDGVDDVRMDDSWFARLAALTGLVGQVATLIGILMVVAVFLVIGNSVRLSIFARRDTINVQKLIGATDGFILRPFLYGGALLGLGGAVLSLILSEVLVLRLESVVAQVASVFGTTFRISGLSWDESLLLLLLSAMIGWIAAWLATVQHLRRFTPQ, from the coding sequence ATGGCTAATAAGCGTAATAAACGTGCACCGGCGTCAAAAGCGAAACCGCAGCAGCCGAAAAGCAAGGCGCTGAAGGGCGGCTGGCAGGAGCAGTGGCGCTACGCCTGGCGCGGCACGCTCTCCGATATGTGGCGTCAGCCGCTGGCTACGCTGCTGACGGTGATGGTTATCGCTATCTCACTGACGCTGCCGAGCGTGTGCTATATGGTGTGGAAAAACGTCAGCCAGGCGGCGGAGCAGTGGTATCCCACGCCGCAGCTAACGCTCTATCTGTCGAAAACGCTGGATGACACCGCGGCGGAAAAGGTGGTGGCAACGCTGAAGAAAGAGTCTGGCGTGGCGAAGGTCAATTACCTGTCACGTGAAGAGGCGCTGGGCGAGTTTCGTAACTGGTCCGGCTTTGGCGGCGCGCTGGATATGCTGGAGCAAAATCCATTACCGGCGGTGGTAATCATTACGCCTGAACTGAATTTTCAGAATGAGAAGACGCTGCAAACGCTGCGTGAACGTGTGCAGCATGTCGATGGCGTTGATGACGTGCGTATGGACGATAGCTGGTTTGCTCGTCTGGCGGCGCTGACCGGGCTGGTAGGGCAGGTAGCTACGCTGATTGGCATTCTGATGGTAGTCGCGGTGTTTCTGGTCATCGGCAATAGCGTGCGGCTCAGCATTTTTGCCCGCCGCGATACTATCAACGTACAGAAACTGATCGGCGCTACCGATGGCTTTATTCTACGCCCCTTCCTGTACGGCGGTGCGTTGCTGGGGCTGGGCGGCGCGGTACTGTCGCTAATCCTGTCGGAAGTACTGGTATTACGCCTTGAGTCGGTGGTGGCGCAGGTTGCCAGCGTTTTTGGTACCACCTTCCGTATCAGCGGCCTGTCATGGGATGAGAGCCTGTTGCTACTGCTGCTGTCAGCGATGATTGGCTGGATTGCCGCCTGGTTAGCTACCGTACAACATTTACGTCGTTTTACGCCACAGTAA
- the rpoH gene encoding RNA polymerase sigma factor RpoH: protein MTKEMHTLAIAPLGNLESYIRAANAWPMLTAEEEKALAERLHYQGDLDAAKTLILSHLRFVVHIARNYAGYGLPQADLIQEGNIGLMKAVRRFNPEVGVRLVSFAVHWIKAEIHEYVLRNWRIVKVATTKAQRKLFFNLRKTKQRLGWFNQDEVEMVARELGVSSKDVREMESRMAAQDMTFDLTSDDESGEGKSMAPVLYLQDKTSDFADGIEEDNWENHAADKLSDALQGLDERSQHIIRARWLDDENKTTLQELADQYGVSAERVRQLEKNAMKKLRLAIEA, encoded by the coding sequence ATGACCAAAGAAATGCACACTTTAGCTATTGCTCCTCTTGGTAATCTGGAGTCCTACATCCGGGCTGCCAATGCCTGGCCGATGCTGACGGCGGAAGAGGAAAAAGCGCTGGCTGAACGGCTGCATTACCAGGGCGATCTGGATGCGGCTAAAACGCTGATCCTGTCTCACCTCCGCTTTGTTGTTCATATCGCTCGTAACTACGCGGGCTATGGCCTGCCGCAGGCGGATTTGATTCAGGAAGGCAACATCGGCCTGATGAAGGCGGTGCGTCGCTTTAACCCGGAAGTTGGGGTTCGTCTGGTCTCTTTCGCCGTACACTGGATTAAAGCTGAAATTCACGAATACGTGCTGCGTAACTGGCGTATCGTAAAAGTCGCGACTACCAAAGCGCAGCGCAAACTGTTCTTTAACCTGCGTAAAACCAAGCAGCGTCTGGGCTGGTTTAATCAGGATGAAGTGGAGATGGTGGCGCGCGAGCTGGGCGTAAGCAGCAAAGACGTGCGTGAAATGGAATCCCGCATGGCGGCGCAGGATATGACTTTTGACCTGACCTCAGATGATGAGTCAGGCGAAGGCAAAAGCATGGCACCGGTGCTTTATCTACAGGATAAAACCTCTGACTTTGCTGATGGCATTGAAGAGGATAACTGGGAAAACCATGCGGCTGATAAACTCAGCGATGCCTTGCAGGGCCTTGATGAGCGTAGCCAGCATATTATTCGGGCGCGCTGGCTGGACGACGAGAACAAAACCACGCTGCAAGAACTGGCGGATCAATATGGTGTTTCCGCTGAGCGTGTGCGCCAGCTGGAAAAGAACGCGATGAAAAAATTACGGCTGGCGATAGAAGCATAA